A genomic segment from Chanos chanos chromosome 2, fChaCha1.1, whole genome shotgun sequence encodes:
- the rnf111 gene encoding E3 ubiquitin-protein ligase Arkadia isoform X1, producing the protein MKSEVPSDARRKQEPLKGPLGNPEPMDTAKSFPAEMEVIGKAGSEFTPLCAEARHRPLRESGGRRDSERGLSGRKKRKSQQAGPSDCTLKEGRMSEPALTPPRPRPGLLDARSEDERNPESSFSDCVSSPSSSLRFGDSDTLSSEEEGGSPDGGAGQQQHKTSGATSATGGGPGTGAAVGVRPLLSRTRASRSHKWPRVEPETSHQKRPCLGSRRLLHRRRFVKGGTGGTQRTPKQKERLLLQRKKREVIARRKYALLHSTSSSSEELTSDSSSPSSTEGEEELYVDVSSGSSQASGTAVASGVLDEDVVVIEATPAPAVPASEEINVTSTDSEVEIVTVGDGFRPRSVGGHGRMHWGPSCSQNRTQDGRGRHRLSTVIQPLRQSAGEVVDLTVDEDDLSVVPTTSDIAIPQTVSSSSSSSSHNASTSETPHDIPGPSSSCPVAAPDGMLGSQHHTGGPGPSTANNPTEDESRRGSSVGVSGENGGVAMPRLPSCCPQHSPCSGPSSGHLTLGHTHSSCLQGASSQQSSSAQPGSQHGHAHSHHFHHHHHHPPPAPSSLAFPEPSCPLERPTAVPAPCGGVSSNSSQYHDQQTLPVDLSSSAVRSSATGGTGFHGTSAFDPCCPGSASRPPPYVSQPAPGPSQPNVVESFNPAMVAQPQPQSSCRHYMHPSYGPLARSLHHQTSSSCPHSHGNPPPPQPPPQGEYVIPHPVLPFHTPLPSHAPTHAVPPAPPPSLPTHHLTGTSAPLPQHLPPEHQALQHHLPVLGAPVQRLHQHDVFQRMEVQRRRLMQHPTRAHERPPPHPHRMHPNYGHGHHIHVPQTMSSHPRQPDQRTTWELGIEAGVTVAPYPSSHIHPHLPHYHPPPRLHHFPIQLMHTGMSEVTYPHIRYISSRITGFGRTYEDLLHLEERLGTVNRGASQGTIERCTYPHKYKKKVVEKDIDEQLTPEAWSAIGKNMHATSTSRKLHGKQDEDEGAEEDTEEKCTICLSILEEGEDVRRLPCMHLFHQLCVDQWLLTNKKCPICRVDIEAQLSPES; encoded by the exons ATGAAGAGTGAAGTCCCATCTGACGCACGACGCAAACAGGAGCCCCTTAAGGGGCCCCTTGGAAACCCTGAGCCTATGGACACTGCCAAGAGCTTCCCTGCTGAAATGGAGGTGATTGGCAAAGCAGGCAGTGAGTTCACCCCATTGTGTGCAGAGGCAAGGCACAGACCCCTGCGTGAGTCTGGGGGCCGCAGAGACTCAGAGCGGGGCCTCTCGGGTCGCAAAAAGCGCAAAAGCCAACAGGCTGGGCCCTCAGACTGCACTCTGAAGGAGGGGCGAATGAGCGAACCTGCTCTGACCCCTCCACGCCCTAGGCCGGGACTGCTGGACGCTCGCAGCGAGGACGAGAGGAACCCGGAATCTTCTTTCAGCGACTGCGTCTCCTCGCCGTCCTCCAGCCTGCGTTTCGGCGATTCGGACACTCTTAGctcagaggaggagggagggtcACCTGATGGGGGAGCTGGGCAACAGCAGCACAAAACCTCTGGGGCAACTTCAGCCACGGGAGGAGGTCCTGGGACAGGCGCGGCGGTAGGCGTGCGGCCGTTGTTGAGTCGGACTCGGGCGAGCAGGTCCCATAAGTGGCCGCGGGTCGAACCGGAAACGAGCCATCAGAAACGGCCGTGTCTGGGCTCCCGCCGGCTCCTCCACAGGAGGAGATTTGTGAAAGGCGGGACGGGTGGCACCCAGCGGACTCCGAAGCAGAAGGAGAGGCTGCTgctgcagaggaaaaagagggaggtGATTGCTCGAAGGAAGTATGCTCTCCTGCACAGCACTAGCAGCTCCAGTGAGGAGCTTACTAGcgactcctcctctccttcctccactGAAGGGGAGGAAGAGCTCTACGTGGATGTGAGCAGCGGTAGCAGCCAGGCCAGCGGCACTGCGGTGGCCTCAG GTGTCCTGGATGAAGACGTGGTGGTGATTGAAGCCACTCCTGCCCCTGCAGTACCAGCCAGCGAGGAGATCAATGTCACATCCACAGACAGCGAGGTGGAGATTGTTACTGTGGGAGATGGCTTCAG GCCTCGTTCAGTGGGGGGTCATGGCAGGATGCACTGGGGTCCGAGCTGCTCCCAAAACCGGACCCAGGATGGGCGTGGTCGGCATCGTCTGTCCACGGTGATCCAGCCGCTGCGGCAGAGCGCTGGAGAGGTTGTGGACCTCACAGTGGATGAAGACG ATCTGTCCGTCGTGCCAACCACTTCTGACATCGCGATTCCCCAGACTGtcagctcttcctcctcttcctcttcccacAATGCCTCTACCTCAGAGACGCCACACGATATCCCAGGCCCCTCCAGTAGCTGCCCTGTTGCTGCCCCAGACGGCATGCTGGGATCACAACACCACACTGGGGGCCCTGGTCCCAGCACAGCAAACAACCCCACTGAAG ATGAAAGCAGAAGAGGctcctctgtgggtgtgtcaggCGAGAATGGGGGTGTGGCCATGCCCCGCCTGCCCTCCTGCTGCCCTCAGCACTCCCCATGCAGTGGGCCATCCTCAGGTCACCTGACCTTAGGCCACACCCACTCCAGCTGCCTGCAGGGAGCATCGTCTCAGCAGTCTTCGTCTGCGCAGCCGGGCTCCCAGCATGGCcacgcacactcacaccattttcatcatcatcatcaccatccaccccctgccccctccTCATTGGCTTTCCCAGAGCCTAGCTGCCCACTGGAAAGACCGACGGCTGTCCCCGCTCCATGCGGGGGGGTTAGCAGCAACAGCAGCCAGTACCATGACCAG caGACTCTGCCAGTGGATTTGAGTAGCAGTGCTGTGCGTAGCAGTGCGACAGGAGGGACAGGCTTCCATGGCACATCAGCCTTTGACCCTTGTTGCCCTGGCTCCGCCTCTCGGCCTCCGCCCTACGTTTCCCAGCCTGCACCAGGGCCCAGTCAGCCCAATGTAGTGGAATCATTCAACCCTGCCATGGTGGCCCAGCCACAACCTCAGTCCTCCTGCAGACACTACATGCACCCCTCCT ACGGCCCTCTGGCACGCTCTCTGCATCATCAAACCTCATCCTCCTGTCCTCATTCCCATGGCAACCCGCCCCCCCCTCAGCCCCCTCCGCAAGGTGAATACGTCATCCCTCACCCCGTTCTGCCCTTTCATACGCCCCTGCCTTCTCATGCCCCCACCCACGCCGTGCCCCCTGCCCCTCCACCGTCCCTTCCAACCCACCACCTCACTGGCACCAGTGCCCCTCTCCCTCAACACCTTCCACCAGAGCACCAAGCCCTGCAGCACCACCTTCCTGTGCTGGGGGCCCCTGTACAGAGGCTCCACCAGCACGACGTGTTCCAGAGGATGGAGGTCCAGAGACGCAGGCTGATGCAGCACCCAAC GCGAGCACATGAacgcccccctccccacccccacagaATGCACCCGAACTACGGCCACGGGCACCACATCCATGTCCCACAGACCATGTCATCCCACCCGCGCCAGCCTGACCAGAGGACCACATG GGAACTGGGGATCGAGGCAGGGGTGACTGTAGCCCCCTACCCTTCAAGCCATATCCACCCTCACCTGCCTCACTACCACCCTCCACCCAGACTACACCACTTCCCCATCCAGCTGATG cacacTGGCATGTCTGAAGTTACGTATCCGCACATACGCTATATCTCATCCAGAATTACTGGATTTGGACGAACTTATGAG GATCTGCTGCATTTAGAGGAGAGGTTGGGGACCGTGAATCGAGGAGCCTCTCAGGGAACTATAGAGAGGTGCACTtatccacacaaatacaaaaag
- the dnaja2a gene encoding dnaJ homolog subfamily A member 2a — MANVADTKLYDILGVSPSASENELKKAYRKLAKEYHPDKNPNAGDKFKEISFAYEVLTNPEKKELYDRYGEQGLREGGGGGPGMDDIFSHIFGGGLFGFMGGQGRSRNGGRRRGEDMVHPLKVSLEDLYNGKTTKLQLSKNVLCSTCNGQGGKTGAVQKCSACRGRGMRIMIRQLAPGMVQQMQSVCTDCNGEGEVISEKDRCKKCEGKKVVKDVKILEVHVDKGMKHGQKITFGGEADQAPGVEPGDIVLVLQEKEHETFKRDGNDLHMIHKIGLVEALCGFQFTLKHLDGRQIVVKYPAGKVIEPGSVRVVRGEGMPQYRNPFEKGDLFIKFDVQFPDNNWINPEKLSELEDLLPTRPEAPIISADAEEVDLQDFDISQSSSSGHRREAYNDSSDDEGGHHGPGVQCAHQ, encoded by the exons ATGGCCAACGTCGCTGACACCAAACTATACGACATTCTTGGAGTATCGCCCTCCGCCTccgaaaatgaactgaaaaag GCTTATCGGAAGCTTGCAAAAGAATATCATCCTGATAAGAACCCAAATGCTGGAGACAAG TTCAAGGAGATCAGCTTTGCATATGAAGTGCTGACTAACCCAGAGAAAAAAGAGCTTTATGATCGCTATGGAGAGCAGGGTCTGCGAGAGGGTGGTGGCGGAGGTCCTGGAATGGATGATATCTTCTCTCACATTTTTGGTGGAGGACTCTTTGGGTTCATGGGGGGTCAAGGTCGCAGCCGAAACGGCGgtaggaggagaggggaggacaTGGTCCACCCACTCAA GGTGTCACTTGAAGACCTGTACAATGGAAAAACGACCAAATTACAACTAAGCAAGAATGTTCTTTGTAGTACTTGCAATGG CCAAGGCGGGAAGACCGGTGCAGTGCAGAAATGCAGTGCCTGTAGGGGGCGTGGCATGCGTATTATGATCAGGCAGCTGGCTCCCGGTATGGTCCAACAGATGCAGTCTgtctgcactgactgtaatGGCGAAG gtgaagtGATCAGCGAGAAGGACCGCTGTAAAAAGTGTGAAGGTAAGAAGGTGGTGAAGGATGTGAAAATTTTGGAGGTGCACGTGGACAAAGGCATGAAGCACGGCCAAAAGATTACCTTCGGTGGAGAGGCTGACCAGGCTCCTGGTGTGGAACCTGGAGACATCGTCCTCGTCCTGCAGGAGAAAGAGCacgag ACTTTCAAAAGAGATGGCAACGACTTGCACATGATCCATAAGATTGGCCTTGTTGAAGCCCTTTGCGGATTCCAGTTCACATTGAAACACTTAGATGGCAGACAGATTGTGGTCAAATACCCGGCCGGGAAGGTCATAGAGCCTG GTTCAGTCAGAGTTGTAAGAGGAGAGGGCATGCCACAGTACCGTAACCCCTTCGAGAAAGGAGACCTGTTTATCAAGTTTGATGTGCAGTTCCCTGATAACAACTGGATTAACCCAGAGAAGCTCTCA GAGCTGGAAGACTTGTTGCCCACACGGCCTGAGGCACCTATCATCTCCGCTGACGCGGAGGAGGTGGATCTGCAAGATTTCGACATCAGCCAGAGCTCATCTAGCGGGCACCGTCGCGAGGCCTACAACGACAGTTCTGACGATGAAGGCGGGCACCACGGCCCCGGGGTGCAGTGCGCTCACCAGTAG
- the rnf111 gene encoding E3 ubiquitin-protein ligase Arkadia isoform X2 produces MKSEVPSDARRKQEPLKGPLGNPEPMDTAKSFPAEMEVIGKAGSEFTPLCAEARHRPLRESGGRRDSERGLSGRKKRKSQQAGPSDCTLKEGRMSEPALTPPRPRPGLLDARSEDERNPESSFSDCVSSPSSSLRFGDSDTLSSEEEGGSPDGGAGQQQHKTSGATSATGGGPGTGAAVGVRPLLSRTRASRSHKWPRVEPETSHQKRPCLGSRRLLHRRRFVKGGTGGTQRTPKQKERLLLQRKKREVIARRKYALLHSTSSSSEELTSDSSSPSSTEGEEELYVDVSSGSSQASGTAVASGVLDEDVVVIEATPAPAVPASEEINVTSTDSEVEIVTVGDGFRPRSVGGHGRMHWGPSCSQNRTQDGRGRHRLSTVIQPLRQSAGEVVDLTVDEDDLSVVPTTSDIAIPQTVSSSSSSSSHNASTSETPHDIPGPSSSCPVAAPDGMLGSQHHTGGPGPSTANNPTEDESRRGSSVGVSGENGGVAMPRLPSCCPQHSPCSGPSSGHLTLGHTHSSCLQGASSQQSSSAQPGSQHGHAHSHHFHHHHHHPPPAPSSLAFPEPSCPLERPTAVPAPCGGVSSNSSQYHDQQTLPVDLSSSAVRSSATGGTGFHGTSAFDPCCPGSASRPPPYVSQPAPGPSQPNVVESFNPAMVAQPQPQSSCRHYMHPSYGPLARSLHHQTSSSCPHSHGNPPPPQPPPQGEYVIPHPVLPFHTPLPSHAPTHAVPPAPPPSLPTHHLTGTSAPLPQHLPPEHQALQHHLPVLGAPVQRLHQHDVFQRMEVQRRRLMQHPTRAHERPPPHPHRMHPNYGHGHHIHVPQTMSSHPRQPDQRTTWELGIEAGVTVAPYPSSHIHPHLPHYHPPPRLHHFPIQLMHTGMSEVTYPHIRYISSRITGFGRTYEDLLHLEERLGTVNRGASQGTIERCTYPHKYKKRKLHGKQDEDEGAEEDTEEKCTICLSILEEGEDVRRLPCMHLFHQLCVDQWLLTNKKCPICRVDIEAQLSPES; encoded by the exons ATGAAGAGTGAAGTCCCATCTGACGCACGACGCAAACAGGAGCCCCTTAAGGGGCCCCTTGGAAACCCTGAGCCTATGGACACTGCCAAGAGCTTCCCTGCTGAAATGGAGGTGATTGGCAAAGCAGGCAGTGAGTTCACCCCATTGTGTGCAGAGGCAAGGCACAGACCCCTGCGTGAGTCTGGGGGCCGCAGAGACTCAGAGCGGGGCCTCTCGGGTCGCAAAAAGCGCAAAAGCCAACAGGCTGGGCCCTCAGACTGCACTCTGAAGGAGGGGCGAATGAGCGAACCTGCTCTGACCCCTCCACGCCCTAGGCCGGGACTGCTGGACGCTCGCAGCGAGGACGAGAGGAACCCGGAATCTTCTTTCAGCGACTGCGTCTCCTCGCCGTCCTCCAGCCTGCGTTTCGGCGATTCGGACACTCTTAGctcagaggaggagggagggtcACCTGATGGGGGAGCTGGGCAACAGCAGCACAAAACCTCTGGGGCAACTTCAGCCACGGGAGGAGGTCCTGGGACAGGCGCGGCGGTAGGCGTGCGGCCGTTGTTGAGTCGGACTCGGGCGAGCAGGTCCCATAAGTGGCCGCGGGTCGAACCGGAAACGAGCCATCAGAAACGGCCGTGTCTGGGCTCCCGCCGGCTCCTCCACAGGAGGAGATTTGTGAAAGGCGGGACGGGTGGCACCCAGCGGACTCCGAAGCAGAAGGAGAGGCTGCTgctgcagaggaaaaagagggaggtGATTGCTCGAAGGAAGTATGCTCTCCTGCACAGCACTAGCAGCTCCAGTGAGGAGCTTACTAGcgactcctcctctccttcctccactGAAGGGGAGGAAGAGCTCTACGTGGATGTGAGCAGCGGTAGCAGCCAGGCCAGCGGCACTGCGGTGGCCTCAG GTGTCCTGGATGAAGACGTGGTGGTGATTGAAGCCACTCCTGCCCCTGCAGTACCAGCCAGCGAGGAGATCAATGTCACATCCACAGACAGCGAGGTGGAGATTGTTACTGTGGGAGATGGCTTCAG GCCTCGTTCAGTGGGGGGTCATGGCAGGATGCACTGGGGTCCGAGCTGCTCCCAAAACCGGACCCAGGATGGGCGTGGTCGGCATCGTCTGTCCACGGTGATCCAGCCGCTGCGGCAGAGCGCTGGAGAGGTTGTGGACCTCACAGTGGATGAAGACG ATCTGTCCGTCGTGCCAACCACTTCTGACATCGCGATTCCCCAGACTGtcagctcttcctcctcttcctcttcccacAATGCCTCTACCTCAGAGACGCCACACGATATCCCAGGCCCCTCCAGTAGCTGCCCTGTTGCTGCCCCAGACGGCATGCTGGGATCACAACACCACACTGGGGGCCCTGGTCCCAGCACAGCAAACAACCCCACTGAAG ATGAAAGCAGAAGAGGctcctctgtgggtgtgtcaggCGAGAATGGGGGTGTGGCCATGCCCCGCCTGCCCTCCTGCTGCCCTCAGCACTCCCCATGCAGTGGGCCATCCTCAGGTCACCTGACCTTAGGCCACACCCACTCCAGCTGCCTGCAGGGAGCATCGTCTCAGCAGTCTTCGTCTGCGCAGCCGGGCTCCCAGCATGGCcacgcacactcacaccattttcatcatcatcatcaccatccaccccctgccccctccTCATTGGCTTTCCCAGAGCCTAGCTGCCCACTGGAAAGACCGACGGCTGTCCCCGCTCCATGCGGGGGGGTTAGCAGCAACAGCAGCCAGTACCATGACCAG caGACTCTGCCAGTGGATTTGAGTAGCAGTGCTGTGCGTAGCAGTGCGACAGGAGGGACAGGCTTCCATGGCACATCAGCCTTTGACCCTTGTTGCCCTGGCTCCGCCTCTCGGCCTCCGCCCTACGTTTCCCAGCCTGCACCAGGGCCCAGTCAGCCCAATGTAGTGGAATCATTCAACCCTGCCATGGTGGCCCAGCCACAACCTCAGTCCTCCTGCAGACACTACATGCACCCCTCCT ACGGCCCTCTGGCACGCTCTCTGCATCATCAAACCTCATCCTCCTGTCCTCATTCCCATGGCAACCCGCCCCCCCCTCAGCCCCCTCCGCAAGGTGAATACGTCATCCCTCACCCCGTTCTGCCCTTTCATACGCCCCTGCCTTCTCATGCCCCCACCCACGCCGTGCCCCCTGCCCCTCCACCGTCCCTTCCAACCCACCACCTCACTGGCACCAGTGCCCCTCTCCCTCAACACCTTCCACCAGAGCACCAAGCCCTGCAGCACCACCTTCCTGTGCTGGGGGCCCCTGTACAGAGGCTCCACCAGCACGACGTGTTCCAGAGGATGGAGGTCCAGAGACGCAGGCTGATGCAGCACCCAAC GCGAGCACATGAacgcccccctccccacccccacagaATGCACCCGAACTACGGCCACGGGCACCACATCCATGTCCCACAGACCATGTCATCCCACCCGCGCCAGCCTGACCAGAGGACCACATG GGAACTGGGGATCGAGGCAGGGGTGACTGTAGCCCCCTACCCTTCAAGCCATATCCACCCTCACCTGCCTCACTACCACCCTCCACCCAGACTACACCACTTCCCCATCCAGCTGATG cacacTGGCATGTCTGAAGTTACGTATCCGCACATACGCTATATCTCATCCAGAATTACTGGATTTGGACGAACTTATGAG GATCTGCTGCATTTAGAGGAGAGGTTGGGGACCGTGAATCGAGGAGCCTCTCAGGGAACTATAGAGAGGTGCACTtatccacacaaatacaaaaag